A window of Plasmodium malariae genome assembly, chromosome: 5 contains these coding sequences:
- the PmUG01_05033700 gene encoding conserved Plasmodium protein, unknown function gives MDIKIVEDEVMLSDGRIIKMPVKRKEDENEKDKAKAKLKVEKIPNVWGSSAGAGSDYFDLYRKQRNEENERLEIIEKQWKEYTDNQIFQSKRREKIEYIEKKRQKKKNKRLMKKNKIKQLRINKKINKNEKKAKMSSSDENEEKCTDTDRGSGRRKDKQHVYEEMDGAADGGVDEEEIQFSKRYDNNNNRSPNKDGATANEDPSTLKGKKKETETDDKNELCVPPVDLNNFLVVKEDELF, from the coding sequence aTGGACATAAAAATAGTAGAAGATGAAGTTATGCTATCAGATGGacgaataataaaaatgccTGTCAAAAGAAAGGAGGACGAAAATGAGAAAGACAAGGCAAAGGCAAAATTAAAAGTGGAAAAAATTCCAAACGTGTGGGGTAGTAGTGCAGGGGCAGGTAGTGACTATTTTGATCTTTACCGAAAACAAAGgaatgaagaaaatgaaagactagaaataattgaaaaacaATGGAAAGAATATACGGACAATCAGATATTTCAGAGTAAAAGAAGGGAgaaaatagaatatatagaaaaaaaaaggcaaaagaaaaaaaataaaaggttaatgaaaaagaataagataaaacaactaagaattaacaaaaagattaataaaaatgaaaaaaaggcaaaaatgTCTTCCAGTGATGAGAATGAAGAGAAATGCACAGATACAGACAGAGGTAGTGGCAGAAGGAAGGATAAACAGCACGTATATGAGGAGATGGATGGTGCAGCGGATGGCGGAGTGGATGAGGAAGAAATACAATTCTCAAAAAGATatgataataacaataataggaGTCCTAATAAGGATGGCGCAACTGCAAATGAAGATCCTAGTACGCtaaaagggaaaaagaaagaaacgGAAACAGATGATAAGAACGAATTGTGTGTCCCGCCTGTTGATTTGAACAATTTCCTTGTTGTTAAAGAGGATGAGCTGTTTtag
- the MCM9 gene encoding DNA helicase MCM9, putative, with protein MLFSSSESSIFSETDYDGSSEEEYKSSNAEESLKNVKIYNKIIIKLFLKNRKYYEQVRNIALNYIGKIEDVHFSNVQNSDQEIIEHIYNFYFDTYDIIEYGENKLIYYMQNNFHKFIDVIDNYSIPFFFRLIFLSCYFEFLHNKEAKSNQLKGVSSKTRKYHLNVDSDARKKGAAFTIAGNEYIEGDESVVDSEYMKGNNSVADSEYMKGNNSVADSEYMKGNNSVVDSECMKGNYYVRGDDSVIGNDSVTSISCYIGTGNLLARKERKSGEEEKDIEEENCYKKENAQDDSGIEERSGQSDDPKDDHNNERSNERSNDNSSDNSNDTSNDTSNDTSNDTSNDTSNNNSNDTSNNNSNDTSNNNNNDTSNNNSNDNSNDQEYHSNGATKGEKEKWLFCDFIEYNFGKDKKFMEEIDFYSACLIKGILYSYKNYSFFKDVNIKMKINNCLKMIFDKHNIKIKCRIINVPYLHDIHISDIQEIESKHIGKFISTEGIITRVGEKKILEEYKKFRCMKCDHIIKKKAIPELYYNTHTILKCHNIQIDTNIPPYYEGGYLLNQITKEETNSQGSYTMKDSVKGSRKICTKGRSRKKEWANTSGSAIGNAGYHTYDNADVYARSFKKSLTKLNDPRNGMPNQSSGKKLYSEKRCNGTNFEFLESEVKRVDYQEIKIKDTRKTNIPYSITVVLLENLAGKYHPGKKVVINGIILRRWKRLYKDVRCDAELFIEANNVECKEMGNTKCKEISLDDDFAKYINNIMNKTCARVESLMDDDKNCINENKNYINEHKNKGENNNIKSGLQGKDFFPSDGIEEKDKKHTPLTPPMYHKKNLQRCNSTNQDKDVDDFLRPLPSNISAEKYESNRTTCYDSSINTLQMNFFEQYWFIFKHKKMEGKRFICESLCPNLYNCKLSKMSVLLVLIGGNEINENDSVYNESNKWKKYFNRDKEREGKKVSQREHEVSSSHKRVNMDKSGNIVTRKGLNCGGGGSSVGDSLDDSVSDSIDASIDGRNEYINEGRSKKNNGKSSERSNGRRSGGKGKIRKRRSREKHKRKRDTHFSSENCGRRALCHLLLVGDPGTGKSQLLKEVHKISNICMNVSGMFCTTAGLTCAAIKEGNNFMLESGALVLADNGVCCIDEFCLMKNENKNAIHEAMEQLTISVAKGGIVDKLNCKCTIIGASNFELHKNIKGNLATSNSKVLIINLSYALLSRFDLVVITEDNNEMDSKIADHILDRDSEENVSYNGLVKEKGLINDGKGQRHRRIERAMEQEMKEQYLGASAQEKELEGVLEEVHEDMLEEGQDEMLGEGQDETHVNVHIQNRREKQYACKMSKRGSSSRVLHPTNNGPRWHPYVPNTINAPNTINAPNTINAPNTINAPNTINAPNTINAPNTANAINSSNRFSPQCEDDKISWSSEKLKEYIYYVKTNCFPNFNKNSKLILIKYYTKLREYNDGDNGTTVRTLESLIRLSEAHSKLMHNNIVTLDDVMNIILLVELSLRGYKIAIKTISNNILIARTGILENLADLLLLYNNMHKTFYSLDDVLFYKSLYLYFKNIIMNKLNLVEQNGIIYTVV; from the coding sequence ATGCTGTTCTCCAGCTCTGAATCGAGTATCTTTAGTGAGACTGATTATGATGGAAGTAGTgaagaagaatataaaagCTCGAACGCAGAAGAAAGTCTAAAAAATGTGAAgatttacaataaaataataattaaattatttttaaagaatagaaaatattatgaacaagtCAGAAATATAGCACTGAATTATATCGGTAAAATAGAAGATGTTCATTTTTCCAATGTTCAAAATAGTGACCAAGAGATAATtgagcatatatataatttttattttgacacatatgatataattgaatatggggaaaataaattgatatattatatgcaaaataattttcataaattcaTTGACGTAATAGATAATTACTCCATTCCGTTTTTCTTTAGACTTATTTTTCTCAGTTGCTACTTTGAATTTCTGCACAATAAAGAGGCAAAAAGTAATCAACTTAAGGGTGTATCTTCTAAGACTCGAAAGTACCATCTTAACGTTGACTCTGATGCAAGGAAGAAAGGGGCAGCGTTTACAATTGCAGGTAACGAGTACATAGAGGGAGACGAATCTGTAGTGGATAGCGAGTACATGAAGGGTAACAACTCTGTAGCGGATAGCGAGTACATGAAGGGTAACAACTCTGTAGCGGATAGCGAGTACATGAAGGGTAACAACTCTGTAGTGGATAGCGAGTGCATGAAGGGTAACTATTATGTAAGGGGAGATGACTCCGTAATTGGCAACGACTCTGTGACTAGCATCAGCTGTTACATTGGAACGGGTAATCTGTTAGCAAGGAAGGAACGGAAAAGCGGAGAAGAGGAGAAAGATATAGAAGAGGAAAATTgctataaaaaggaaaacgcTCAAGATGACAGTGGCATAGAAGAGAGAAGCGGACAGAGTGACGATCCTAAGGATGACCACAACAACGAACGTAGCAACGAACGAAGCAACGACAACAGCAGTGATAACAGCAACGATACCAGCAACGATACCAGCAACGATACCAGCAACGATACCAGCAACGATACCAGCAACAACAACAGCAACGATACCAGCAACAACAACAGCAACGATACCagcaacaacaacaacaacgaTACCAGCAACAACAACAGCAACGATAACAGCAACGATCAAGAGTACCACTCTAACGGAGCGACAAAGggggaaaaggaaaaatggcTGTTTTGTGATTTCATAGAGTACAATTTTGGAAAGGACAAAAAGTTCATGGAGGAGATAGATTTTTACAGTGCGTGTCTTATTAAGggtattttatattcatataagaattattctttttttaaagatgtcaatataaaaatgaaaataaataattgtttgaaaatgatttttgataaacataatataaaaattaagtgtAGAATAATTAATGTTCCTTATCTACATGACATACATATTAGTGACATACAAGAGATAGAAAGTAAGCATATAGGAAAATTTATAAGCACAGAAGGAATAATTACAAGAGTAggggaaaagaaaatattagaagagtataaaaaatttagatgTATGAAATGTGatcatataattaaaaaaaaagccatTCCTGAGTTGTACTATAATACTCATACGATATTGAAATGTCATAATATTCAAATAGATACAAATATCCCCCCATATTACGAAGGGGGCTATTTGTTAAACCAAATTACAAAAGAGGAGACTAACTCCCAAGGTAGTTACACCATGAAGGACTCTGTTAAGGGTAGTAGGAAGATATGCACAAAGGGAAGGAGTAGGAAAAAGGAATGGGCTAACACAAGCGGTAGCGCGATTGGCAATGCAGGTTATCACACGTATGACAATGCAGATGTTTACGCGAGGAGCTTCAAAAAAAGCCTGACGAAGCTCAATGACCCTCGTAACGGCATGCCTAACCAGAGCAGTGGTAAGAAGCTATACTCCGAGAAAAGGTGCAATGGGACAAATTTCGAATTTCTGGAAAGCGAAGTTAAAAGAGTTGACTatcaagaaataaaaataaaagacacaagaaaaacaaatatcCCTTATTCAATTACTGTAGTACTTTTAGAAAATTTAGCGGGGAAATATCATCCAGGGAAAAAGGTAGTTATAAATGGTATAATCTTAAGGAGATGGAAAAGGTTATATAAAGATGTGCGGTGTGATGCTGAGCTTTTTATTGAAGCTAATAATGTTGAATGTAAAGAGATGGGAAATACAAAATGTAAAGAAATTTCATTAGATGATGATTTtgctaaatatataaacaacaTAATGAATAAGACCTGTGCACGTGTTGAGTCTCTCATGGATGATGACAAAAACTgcattaatgaaaataaaaactatatTAACGAACATAAAAACAAAGGAGAGAATAACAACATAAAAAGTGGGTTACAAGGTAAGGACTTTTTCCCAAGCGATGGTATAGAAGAGAAAGACAAAAAACATACTCCTCTTACTCCACCTAtgtatcataaaaaaaatttacaaagaTGTAACAGCACAAACCAGGATAAGGATGTAGACGATTTTTTACGTCCACTTCCATCTAATATAAGCGCAGAAAAGTATGAGTCAAACAGGACCACATGTTATGACTCTTCGATAAACACTCTCCAAATGAATTTCTTTGAACAGTACTggtttatttttaaacataagAAAATGGAAGGAAAAAGGTTTATATGTGAAAGTTTATGCCCTAATCTGTATAATTGCAAATTATCCAAAATGTCAGTGTTACTTGTTCTAATAGGTGGCAATGAAATAAATGAGAATGATTCTGTTTACAATGAAAGTAATAAGTGGAAAAAGTATTTCAATAGAGATAAAGAAAGAGAGGGAAAAAAAGTTTCTCAAAGAGAGCATGAAGTCTCATCTTCTCACAAACGTGTGAACATGGATAAGTCTGGAAATATCGTTACAAGGAAAGGTCTAAACTGTGGAGGTGGGGGCAGTAGCGTCGGTGATAGCCTGGATGACAGTGTTAGTGATAGCATAGATGCAAGTATCGATGGTAGAAATGAATACATTAATGAAGgaagaagcaaaaaaaataatgggaAAAGTAGCGAACGCAGTAATGGGCGAAGAAGTGGGGGTAAAGGTaagataagaaaaagaagaagtagGGAGAAACATAAAAGAAAGAGGGACACACATTTTTCGTCAGAAAACTGCGGCAGAAGGGCATTGTGTCACTTACTGTTGGTTGGAGATCCAGGGACAGGAAAATCACAGTTATTAAAAGAAGTGCATAAAATAAGCAACATTTGCATGAACGTGTCAGGTATGTTTTGTACTACTGCTGGATTAACATGTGCAGCTATAAAGGAgggaaataattttatgttagAAAGTGGAGCGTTAGTATTAGCAGACAATGGAGTTTGTTGTATTGACGAATTttgtttaatgaaaaatgaaaataaaaatgctatACACGAAGCTATGGAACAATTAACCATATCCGTAGCAAAAGGTGGTATAGTGGATAAATTGAACTGTAAATGTACTATTATCGGTGCATCTAATTTTGAGTtacataaaaacattaaaggAAATTTAGCTACTTCTAATAGTAAAGTGCTTATTATTAATCTTTCTTATGCTTTACTAAGTAGATTTGACTTAGTTGTTATAACAGAggataataatgaaatggATTCCAAAATTGCCGATCATATCTTGGATAGAGATTCTGAAGAGAATGTGTCTTATAATGGTCTCGTAAAAGAAAAGGGCCTTATAAATGATGGCAAAGGACAAAGGCACAGACGAATAGAACGCGCAATGGAGCAAGAAATGAAAGAACAATATCTTGGTGCATCGGCACAAGAAAAAGAGCTGGAAGGAGTTCTGGAAGAGGTGCACGAGGATATGCTGGAAGAGGGGCAGGATGAGATGCTGGGTGAAGGGCAGGATGAAACACATGTTAATGTACACATTCAGAACAGGCGAGAGAAGCAATATGCTTGCAAAATGAGTAAAAGGGGTAGCTCCTCGAGAGTACTACATCCCACAAATAATGGCCCAAGATGGCACCCGTATGTCCCTAATACTATCAACGCCCCTAATACTATCAATGCCCCTAATACTATCAACGCCCCTAATACTATCAATGCCCCTAATACTATCAACGCCCCTAATACTATCAATGCCCCTAATACTGCCAATGCCATTAACAGTAGTAATCGTTTCTCGCCACAATGTGAGGATGACAAAATTTCGTGGTCCAGTGAAAAATTGAaggaatacatatattatgttaaaacTAATTGTTTTccaaattttaataaaaactcTAAGCTAATATTAATTAAGTACTATACTAAATTGAGAGAGTATAACGATGGAGATAATGGAACAACAGTTCGAACTCTAGAAAGTTTAATACGGCTAAGTGAAGCACACTCTAAATTGatgcataataatattgttacTTTGGATGATgtaatgaatattattttattagttGAGCTAAGTTTACGGGGGTATAAAATAGCTATTAAAACCatttcaaataatatacttatagCTAGAACAGGGATACTTGAAAATCTAGctgatttattattattatataataacatgCATAAAACTTTCTATTCCTTAGATGAcgttcttttttataaatccttatatctttattttaaaaacatcattatgaataaattaaatttggTTGAACAAAATGGAATTATATACACAGTCGTTTAG
- the PmUG01_05033900 gene encoding histone acetyltransferase, putative — MKYKGNNKLTIDSVQERKNEEIDREYYNCIKNCAADLQDLSMNFFPSINTYACIPKINAMNSVTFHPCISSKDYYNNTYSFKPLFTHHFFSDYEQVIGFDTLNIDFYYTCDNYEVFMKLNGSICDQYENSNYIMLMLLQNLYITTPYPGGFIETEEEFLSILRRNERKERNEIKNSNKTEDIQDADVVLQNKVYKPPGLIIYEKKISDDIYLQIRKCGFSSMYFKVGKENSSSEFISQMRGRQSNESKYSMASAGSSGSNGSSGSSGSNGSGEIVYQAKSIECVHNSNNLIEQGKKKKKKKENDTVLYDSQNGFISMEKGSSKSAININDKMDEYKIYDSAGETEVKDANSSANNAYGKNSYNTCDNNTPNKYGYNTPNKYGYNTPNACCNNANKSFEEKKKSINSNKKSDLIIQGGGNWNRGKRKSENLKAKAMVNVNTHMSTNMSRNMTANVIGNECNNHISSSNSNSSSCGEDNCSGSSSNEGIGRKRIDSKGSGSYAESNARSNDESITNKDRKRRKKKRTDVTKKYKDIDENNPFVESKTTRRNCTKFVTEKDMSKLYREYLHILKEKKKKERLSKEKSTESIIVKDNSERQSSHQHIHLGGSCSPHKESRSGHVETQAHIGEEAFMEENVHMGKEAHIGRSQREGKEMEYYRSYNRYDYTIKENFELLHRKVEWFYHWFIESASNIEYDYRWSVILPYIVFKHDSEKKFTHNNFIEKLNVQLFKNGTSTFSLYRNLKGEKLIFCNDKKKKSIEQEIKTTCKESEIGKKKLAKRCLSSSAEDKKEHKKKRRILKGVGGAQESAVLGDIAEGSDDQINSNVRDNMSSNVGNNVGADGSIKKEDIEHIKMKQSKNKLGEKNYSNGNNCKKSESLFFDQDEYVLTSEVVLRAIDNILNDIKNKDEEEYYSFHKDFDVVYLYSDLVKNMGEEMLRGREAGYQVGNEAGIEAKKEAGIETGIEARNEAGLEAGIEAGIEAGIEARNEAGIEARNEAGIEARNEAVHGQRTGGAVETDIIVAKDASKEGANVATSVALYELSDDAAQRGNKDKGELCKKKGKAADIGESKGHSYYFYLFGLVTTYTFFTFQFDRNRISQFLIFPPMQSKGLGMKVLEKIYHLSIVNANIREITVEDPAVSFTQLRDIITIKMCIDLGILSPTILYPEEYLKGKNIQKEHVELDKKKFMKVCKETHKQITRMIETLLLASVLPHPAPSYGDSEDKNSTIRKKEKKNENNVHCVNTMEHFELSDICKDVRIKIKKRIKNDYIGNLINKNMNCMASDVFRDYVKEELYKLWKKQCKVYYRTIKKLRSLYPL, encoded by the exons atgaaatataaaggTAACAACAAGTTAACAATAGATAGTGTacaggaaagaaaaaatgaggaGATAGACAGggaatattataattgtataaaaaattgtgCAGCTGATTTACAAGACTTGTCAATGAATTTTTTCCCATCGataaatacatatgcatgCATACCAAAGATAAATGCTATGAACTCTGTAACATTTCATCCATGTATTTCTAGCAAAGACTACTATAACAACACCTACTCCTTCAAGCCTTTATTTACACATCACTTCTTCAGTGATTACGAACAG GTGATCGGGTTCGACACCCTAAACATCGACTTCTACTACACGTGCGATAATTATGAAGTATTTATGAAGCTCAACGGTTCCATATGCGATCAGTATGAAAACTcgaattatattatgttaatgCTTTTACAAAATCTGTATATCACTACTCCATACCCAGGAGGTTTTATCGAAACGGAAGAAGAATTTTTAAGTATACTTAGAAGGAATGAAAGAAAGGaaagaaatgaaattaaGAATAGTAATAAAACAGAAGATATACAAGACGCTGATGTTGTTCTTCAAAATAAAGTTTACAAACCACCGGgacttattatatatgaaaaaaaaattagtgatgatatatatttgcagATAAGAAAATGCGGGTTTTCCTCTATGTATTTTAAAGTGGGAAAAGAAAACAGTAGTAGCGAGTTTATTAGCCAGATGAGGGGTAGGCAAAGTAACGAGAGTAAGTATAGCATGGCTAGCGCCGGAAGTAGTGGAAGTAATGGAAGTAGTGGAAGTAGTGGAAGTAATGGAAGTGGGGAAATTGTGTATCAAGCTAAATCGATTGAGTGCGTTCATAACAGTAACAATCTAATAGAacagggaaaaaaaaaaaaaaaaaaaaaa gaaaacgACACAGTACTTTATGATAGTCAAAATGGCTTTATTTCAATGGAAAAGGGTTCATCCAAAAGTGCAATTAATATCAATGACAAAATggatgaatataaaatatatgatagtGCAGGTGAAACCGAAGTGAAGGATGCAAACAGCAGTGCCAACAACGCATATGGTAAAAACTCTTATAATACATGTGACAACAATACACCCAACAAATATGGTTACAATACACCTAACAAATATGGTTATAACACACCCAATGCATGTTGTAATAATGCTAACAAGTCTTTtgaagagaagaaaaaaagcattAACAGCAATAAAAAGAGCGATTTAATTATACAGGGTGGTGGTAATTGGAACAggggaaaaagaaagagCGAGAACTTAAAAGCAAAGGCGATGGTAAATGTGAACACACACATGTCTACAAATATGAGCAGAAATATGACTGCCAATGTGATAGGCAACGAATGTAATAACCACATAAgcagtagtaatagtaacagtagTAGCTGTGGTGAGGATAATTGCAGTGGATCTTCTTCCAATGAAGGCATAGGAAGAAAACGTATCGATTCGAAAGGATCTGGCTCCTATGCTGAGTCTAATGCCCGTAGTAATGATGAATCCATAACTAATAAGgatagaaaaagaagaaaaaagaaaagaacagatgtgacaaaaaaatataaagatattgatgaaaataatCCTTTTGTTGAAAGTAAAACAACTAGAAGAAATTGCACAAAATTTGTAACAGAGAAAGATATGTCTAAACTGTATAGAGAATATTTACATATCttgaaagagaaaaagaaaaaggaacgTTTATCGAAAGAGAAGAGTACAGAAAGTATTATCGTCAAAGATAATTCAGAAAGACAAAGCAGTCATCAGCATATACATTTAGGTGGTAGTTGTTCCCCACATAAAGAGAGCAGAAGTGGTCATGTGGAGACGCAAGCACACATAGGGGAAGAAGCATTCATGGAGGAAAATGTACACATGGGGAAAGAAGCACACATAGGGAGATCACAGCGGGAAGGAAAAGAAATGGAATACTACAGATCGTATAACAGATATGACTACACAATTAAGGAAAACTTTGAATTATTGCATCGAAAAGTAGAATGGTTCTATCATTGGTTTATCGAAAGTGCATCAAATATAGAATACGACTATCGGTGGAGTGTTATTTTGccatatattgtttttaagcatgatagtgaaaaaaaatttactcataataattttatagaaaaacTGAATGTccaattatttaaaaacgGCACTTCTACTTTTAGTTTGTATCGAAATTTAAAAGGGGAAAAGCTTATCTTttgtaatgataaaaaaaaaaaaagcattgaGCAGGAAATAAAAACTACTTGTAAGGAAAGTGAGATAggtaaaaagaaattagCAAAACGATGTTTATCCTCAAGTGCAGAGGATAAGAAGGAgcacaaaaagaaaaggagaaTTTTGAAAGGAGTGGGTGGTGCACAAGAATCTGCAGTTTTAGGCGATATTGCAGAGGGGAGTGACGATCAGATAAACAGTAATGTGCGCGATAACATGAGCAGTAATGTGGGTAATAATGTCGGAGCGGATGGTAGTATAAAGAAGGAGGACATAGAgcacataaaaatgaaacagtCAAAGAACAAACTAGGAGAAAAGAATTATAGCAATGGTAATAATTGCAAGAAATCTGAGTCCCTTTTTTTTGATCAAGATGAGTATGTGCTTACAAGCGAAGTTGTGTTAAGAGCAATTGACAATATTTTGAATGATATAAAGAATAAGGACGAAGAGGAATACTATTCCTTTCATAAGGATTTTGATGTGGTTTATCTGTACTCCGACTTAGTGAAGAACATGGGTGAAGAAATGTTAAGGGGGAGGGAAGCAGGATATCAAGTAGGAAATGAAGCAGGAATTGAagcaaaaaaagaagcagGAATTGAAACAGGAATTGAAGCAAGAAATGAAGCAGGACTTGAAGCAGGAATTGAAGCTGGAATTGAAGCAGGAATTGAAGCAAGAAATGAAGCAGGAATTGAAGCAAGAAATGAAGCAGGAATTGAAGCAAGAAATGAAGCAGTACATGGACAAAGAACTGGAGGAGCGGTTGAAACAGACATTATAGTGGCTAAGGATGCATCCAAGGAAGGAGCCAATGTAGCGACTAGTGTAGCACTGTATGAATTATCGGATGATGCAGCACAAAGGGGCAACAAAGACAAGGGAGAACTAtgtaagaaaaaaggaaaggcAGCTGATATTGGAGAATCAAAAGGACATTCATACTATTTCTACCTGTTCGGTTTAGTAACAACATATACGTTTTTTACATTTCAATTTGACAGAAATCGCATATctcaatttttaatttttccccCAATGCAAAGTAAAGGGTTAGGTATGAAGGTATTAGAAAAGATATATCATCTATCTATTGTAAATGCAAATATACGTGAAATAACGGTGGAAGACCCAGCTGTTTCTTTTACGCAACTGAGGGACATTATTACGATAAAGATGTGTATCGATTTAGGAATTCTAAGTCCTACTATTCTATACCCggaagaatatttaaaaggaaagaaTATACAAAAGGAACATGTAGAATTAGACAAGAAAAAGTTTATGAAAGTATGTAAAGAAACACACAAACAAATTACTAGAATGATAGAAACACTTTTACTAGCTAGTGTTTTACCACATCCAGCTCCATCCTATGGAGATAGTGAGGATAAAAACTCCactattagaaaaaaagaaaagaaaaatgaaaataatgtaCACTGTGTCAATACCATGGAACATTTTGAATTATCCGATATATGTAAAGACGTTCGCATTAAGATAAAGAAAAGGATCAAGAATGATTACATAGGCAATCTGATTAACAAAAACATGAACTGTATGGCGAGCGACGTGTTCCGCGATTAC gtgaaagaagaattatataaactgTGGAAGAAGCAGTGCAAGGTTTATTATAG GACTATAAAAAAACTCAGGTCATTATACCCTCTGTAG
- the PmUG01_05034000 gene encoding repressor of RNA polymerase III transcription MAF1, putative, with protein sequence MINLDIENLNDVNLILERLDAHDRFIEAKIELFEEIDKTKGINSSCSNHTTCTTNNSSANYYNGSGVTAVCREEDTHKECLSTNGITVITTIPVDSSTFSCDDKGKNVKKKSIPEIINTKEKKSILANIINILNYIFPDYEFKHLNNSNYKYIRNINSVIDTINYNLFYIIEKIYRGFNKRIWKILKELIDFKSCDVYTYLNSTDNDPYVDKESISSFNYFFFAKKNKRILFISCITKPKYKNQNDEDFNNVFIGIQDEPSVNDKNECDDEDSSIC encoded by the coding sequence atgatcaATTTAGATATCGAAAATTTGAATGAcgtaaatttaattttagaaAGACTAGACGCACACGATAGATTTATTGAAgcaaaaattgaattatttGAAGAAATTGACAAAACAAAAGGTATTAACAGTTCCTGTAGTAATCATACTACTTGTACTACCAACAACAGTAGCGCAAACTACTACAATGGAAGTGGTGTAACTGCAGTTTGTAGAGAAGAGGACACGCATAAGGAGTGCTTGTCGACAAACGGTATAACCGTAATCACTACAATCCCTGTGGATAGTTCTACCTTCAGCTGTGATGACAAAGgaaaaaacgtaaaaaagaaaagcatCCCAGAAATAATAAACACAAAAGAGAAGAAGAGTATACTagcaaatattattaacattttaaattatatatttcctgATTATGAATTTAAACATTTGAATAATtcgaattataaatatataagaaatataaatagtgTTATAGATACAATTAACtacaatttgttttatattattgaaaaaatatatagaggatttaataaaagaatatggAAAAtcttaaaagaattaatcgATTTTAAGTCATGTGATGTTTATACCTATCTGAATAGTACTGATAATGATCCGTACGTTGACAAGGAAAGTATTTCaagttttaattattttttttttgcaaaaaagaataaaagaattCTATTCATATCATGTATAACCAAACCCAAGTACAAAAATCAAAACGATGAGGATTTCAACAATGTGTTTATAGGTATTCAAGATGAACCTTCCGTGAACGATAAGAACGAATGCGATGACGAGGATTCGTCGATTTGTTAG